A single window of Ovis canadensis isolate MfBH-ARS-UI-01 breed Bighorn chromosome 15, ARS-UI_OviCan_v2, whole genome shotgun sequence DNA harbors:
- the FAM111B gene encoding serine protease FAM111B produces MNFIKTEENTSFSATGNDEGTRPEASKDTVIEEACSGTPVDQSLSDIRECNSTIKVKSEVSEHETSSERQNPHVSTSEKCRFTFSLNERRRKSDRSVFTAFGGPNENICSVLSAHDHFSERMKKHVYENIIVYEEKTIQAHINLGMPLRCLPSGSHLKITFGQKRSNQEDDQILRLCKNPDAECIRFHIVAIGKTIKKILKIKELHEPGTTVLVYALKGETIKEALCNDGRFRSDLDILKWRVTEGYNKIYGKQSMVDEVSGKVLELDIPKKLSVKKCTHKKIKPEDENATEGISPQALTQSKSKVDEPKKDGETEDAEHNREKILPCQSLGLDIKQKTCRSISKIKHYYNSIPYKRLRRKTTQVRRRLSLGKQYDIQKIQRETTNLWVKNLQILNKVMMPQYPNFNKEALRIQKYFQEEQKRMKLSTFKQFRVYKNYFGKVTENSVSVAVCERLVHLSKSVGFIKWDNNGNTGNATCFVFNKNFIFTCRHVLHFIVGEGTDPESWPGIISTCAKVTFAYKEFCPNYVDWLSFEPWFLMSDETLDYAILKLSENGNGFPPGLSKLILPQPSSGLLYLIGHPEGQIKKIDGCSVISLEQRLERCKEHYSDGVVPGSCSDIYNAFPMFTQRSFLSDVCSTNTLSYDTCFFSGSSGSPVFNASGRLVAMHSFGYVYNCVNKPYAFIEFGYSMESILCDIKQKDENLYKSLQEEKNESHNEEKGNKQELSLQENQVESMQY; encoded by the exons ATGAATTTCATAAAGACTGAAGAGAATACATCATTCAGTGCTACAGGAAATGACGAAGGTACCAGACCTGAAGCATCAAAG gATACTGTCATAGAGGAGGCGTGTTCGGGCACACCTGTTGATCAGTCTCTGTCTGACATACGAGAATGTAACAGCACCATTAAAGTTAAAAGCGAAGTCAGCGAGCATGAAACATCCTCTGAACGACAGAACCCACACGTGAGCACCAGTGAAAAATGTCGTTTCACCTTTAGTTTGAATGAACGCCGCAGAAAGTCAGACCGTAGTGTGTTTACAGCATTTGGTGGGCCCAATGAGAATATCTGTTCAGTTCTGAGTGCTCATGACCATTTCAGTGAAAGGATGAAGAAACATGTATATGAGAACATCATTGTTtatgaagaaaaaacaatacaAGCGCATATAAATTTAGGAATGCCTCTCAGATGCCTACCTAGTGGTTCCCATTTGAAAATAACATTTGGTCAAAAAAGGAGTAACCAGGAAGATGATCAGATATTACGCCTCTGTAAAAATCCAGATGCTGAATGCATTCGTTTTCACATTGTTGCTATTGGgaagaccataaagaagattctTAAGATTAAGGAACTTCATGAACCAGGAACTACAGTTCTCGTCTATGCCTTGAAGGGTGAGACTATCAAAGAAGCCCTTTGCAATGATGGCCGATTTCGCTCAGATCTAGACATACTTAAATGGAGAGTAACAGAAGGTTACAATAAAATTTATGGAAAACAGTCCATGGTGGATGAAGTATCTGGAAAAGTCTTAGAACTGGACATTCCTAAAAAGCTGTCTGTCAAGAAATGTACccataaaaaaattaaaccagaaGATGAAAATGCCACTGAAGGTATCAGTCCACAGGCTTTAACACAGTCTAAGAGCAAAGTCGACGAACCaaagaaagatggagaaactgaagatGCAGAACACAACAGAGAAAAAATTCTCCCATGTCAGAGTCTAGGGCTTGATATTAAACAGAAGACATGCCGGTCCATTTCCAAAATTAAACATTATTACAATAGTATTCCCTACAAAAGACTTAGGAGAAAAACCACACAAGTTAGGCGAAGGCTCTCTCTAGGTAAGCAATATGATATTCAGAAAATCCAAAGGGAGACAACTAATCTCTGGGTAAAGAATTTACAAATATTGAACAAAGTTATGATGCCTCAGTATCCAAATTTTAATAAAGAGGCACTTCGGATACAAAAGTATTTTCAGGAAGAACAGAAGAGAATGAAACTGTCAACGTTTAAACAATTCAGAGTGTATAAAAATTACTTTGGAAAAGTGACTGAAAATTCTGTTTCAGTTGCAGTCTGTGAACGTCTTGTTCATCTTAGTAAGTCAGTTGGATTCATAAAATGGGACAATAATGGAAACACAGGCAATGCTACTTGCTTtgttttcaacaaaaattttattttcacctgTAGACATGTTTTACACTTCATTGTGGGAGAAGGTACAGATCCAGAGTCATGGCCAGGTATAATAAGCACATGTGCCAAGGTCACTTTTGCTTATAAAGAGTTCTGCCCTAACTATGTTGATTGGCTTTCCTTTGAGCCATGGTTTCTGATGTCTGATGAAACTCTagattatgccattttaaaactaagtgaaaatggaaatgGATTTCCTCCAGGCCTGTCAAAACTGATTTTGCCTCAGCCATCTAGTGGTTTACTTTATTTAATTGGTCACCCAGAAGGCCAGATCAAGAAAATAGATGGTTGTTCTGTGATTTCTCTAGAGCAACGGTTAGAGAGGTGCAAAGAACATTATTCAGATGGGGTAGTACCAGGATCCTGTTCAGACATTTATAATGCTTTCCCTATGTTTACCCAGAGAAGTTTCCTGTCAGACGTTTGCAGCACTAACACACTTAgttatgatacttgtttttttaGTGGGTCTTCTGGCTCCCCAGTGTTTAATGCATCTGGCAGGTTGGTTGCTATGCACTCCTTTGGGTATGTTTATAACTGTGTAAATAAGCCTTatgcctttattgaatttggctATTCTATGGAATCTATTCTTTGTGATATTAAACAGAAAGATGAGAACTTGTACAAATCAttacaagaagagaaaaatgagagccACAATGAAGAGAAAGGTAACAAACAAGAACTgtcacttcaagaaaatcaggTTGAATCCATGCAATATTAG